A genomic segment from Actinoplanes sichuanensis encodes:
- the cobF gene encoding precorrin-6A synthase (deacetylating), whose product MRKICVVGIGAGDPDHLTLQAAKAIGRTDVFFLLDKGETKASLIELRERLIRGYSQPRKRIIEGRDPDRDRTPADYTGTVADWRHRRSLVLEELIVEHLKDDETGSILVWGDPGLYDSTIAILEEILERGAVEFEFEVIPGISSVSALAAKHRVGLNRVGQPFQITTGRRLAEGWPEGADDVVVMLDAQHAFTKYPDADIYWGAYVSTPDELLAAGPVAEVGDEIVKTRTEARERHGWIMDTYLLRRPGRESR is encoded by the coding sequence GTGCGGAAGATCTGTGTAGTCGGGATCGGCGCGGGCGACCCGGACCATCTGACCCTGCAAGCGGCGAAGGCGATCGGCCGGACCGACGTGTTCTTCCTGCTCGACAAGGGTGAGACCAAGGCGAGCCTGATCGAGCTGCGGGAACGCCTGATCCGGGGCTACTCGCAGCCGCGGAAGCGGATCATCGAGGGCCGCGACCCGGATCGTGATCGCACCCCGGCCGACTACACCGGCACCGTCGCCGACTGGCGGCACCGGCGGTCCCTGGTCCTGGAGGAGCTGATCGTCGAGCATCTGAAGGACGACGAGACCGGCTCGATCCTGGTATGGGGCGACCCGGGGCTCTACGACTCCACGATCGCCATCCTCGAGGAGATTCTGGAGCGTGGGGCGGTCGAGTTCGAGTTCGAGGTGATCCCCGGCATCAGCAGTGTGTCGGCGCTGGCCGCCAAGCACCGGGTCGGGCTCAACCGGGTGGGGCAGCCGTTCCAGATCACCACCGGTCGTCGGCTGGCCGAGGGCTGGCCGGAAGGCGCCGACGACGTGGTCGTGATGCTCGACGCCCAGCACGCGTTCACGAAATACCCGGACGCCGACATCTACTGGGGCGCCTACGTGAGCACGCCCGACGAGCTGCTGGCGGCCGGACCGGTCGCCGAGGTGGGCGATGAGATCGTGAAGACACGGACCGAGGCCCGCGAGCGGCACGGCTGGATCATGGACACCTATCTGCTGCGCCGGCCTGGGCGGGAATCTCGATGA
- a CDS encoding response regulator, with protein sequence MISVRVVLVDDQSLVRAGITALLIGDDPPSEAPTSSGTAAIEAVGLGDTAATEAVALGGTAPAEAVGFGGTAAIEVVGEASDGVAGVALVRRLRPDVVLMDIRMPGGDGISAVRELRGEPAGRDVAILMLTTFDTDDEVLGAMRAGADGYLLKDTAPGPLREAVRAAARGEPVLSPGVTRQVMAHAAAAPRPVADVRLDRLTARELEVLAALADGDDNASVARALSLSPETVRTYVHRILTKLEAASRAQLVAIAHRSGLAAARRRG encoded by the coding sequence ATGATTTCGGTACGGGTGGTGCTCGTCGACGATCAATCACTGGTTCGGGCGGGGATAACGGCGCTACTCATCGGCGACGATCCGCCTTCCGAAGCGCCCACATCCAGCGGCACCGCGGCGATCGAGGCGGTCGGACTCGGCGACACAGCGGCGACCGAGGCGGTCGCACTCGGTGGCACCGCACCGGCCGAGGCGGTCGGATTCGGCGGCACCGCGGCGATCGAGGTGGTCGGGGAGGCGTCTGATGGGGTGGCCGGAGTCGCTCTCGTCCGGCGGCTGCGGCCGGATGTCGTCCTGATGGACATCCGGATGCCCGGTGGCGACGGGATCTCCGCCGTCCGGGAGCTTCGCGGCGAGCCCGCCGGCCGGGATGTGGCGATCCTCATGCTGACCACATTCGACACCGATGACGAGGTGTTGGGGGCGATGCGGGCCGGTGCCGACGGCTACCTGCTCAAGGACACCGCACCCGGACCGCTGCGGGAGGCGGTCCGAGCCGCCGCTCGCGGGGAGCCGGTCCTCTCCCCCGGTGTGACCAGGCAGGTGATGGCTCACGCGGCGGCGGCACCGCGCCCGGTCGCCGACGTGCGGCTGGACCGGCTGACCGCCCGTGAGTTGGAGGTCCTCGCGGCTCTGGCCGACGGCGACGACAACGCGTCGGTCGCGCGGGCGTTGTCGTTGAGTCCGGAGACCGTCCGCACGTACGTCCACCGGATCTTGACCAAACTGGAGGCCGCGAGTCGCGCGCAACTCGTCGCCATCGCTCATCGCAGCGGCCTGGCGGCGGCCCGCCGCCGGGGGTGA
- a CDS encoding sensor histidine kinase has translation MRKVLVDVALAAGVAGVLALIASAGLGGEPGSVGAYLGAAALGALMLGRRRHSRTVLILTVLGLFAYYAAGFPAIGVAVPVAAALYSAAEAGHRRVAIAAGLVALVVSVVFRLREGQDFGFVVLYDGTGHLALMAAAIAIGELVRARRRIATLTGRQIELEAERRIHEHNQELSRELHDSIGHALTVAAIQANVARQEAPRRPDAAVAALDHVARALSEALTELRGTVRKLRPEPSLGDLDALMDTARDAGFRVRTTIEPVGDPATAATAYRLVREAVTNVLRHSAGRSIAVEIRADDGILLVSVEDDGVSGEPGASGAGLTGLRERVAAAGGRLDAGPSEHGWRVSAALPLETIT, from the coding sequence GTGCGGAAGGTGCTGGTGGACGTCGCGCTCGCGGCCGGGGTCGCCGGGGTGCTGGCGCTGATCGCCTCGGCTGGACTGGGTGGCGAACCCGGTAGCGTCGGAGCCTACCTGGGGGCGGCCGCCCTCGGTGCGCTGATGCTCGGGCGGCGCCGGCACTCCCGTACCGTGCTGATCCTGACCGTTCTTGGCCTTTTCGCCTATTATGCGGCCGGTTTTCCGGCGATCGGGGTCGCGGTCCCGGTGGCCGCCGCGCTGTATTCGGCGGCCGAGGCCGGACATCGCCGGGTCGCCATCGCCGCCGGTCTGGTCGCGCTCGTCGTCTCGGTGGTGTTCCGGCTGCGCGAGGGGCAGGATTTCGGGTTCGTGGTGCTCTACGACGGGACCGGGCACCTCGCCCTGATGGCCGCCGCGATCGCCATCGGTGAGCTGGTCCGGGCCCGCCGCCGGATCGCCACGCTGACCGGCCGCCAGATCGAACTGGAGGCCGAGCGCCGGATCCACGAGCACAACCAGGAACTCTCCCGCGAACTGCACGACTCGATCGGGCATGCGCTGACCGTCGCCGCGATCCAGGCCAACGTGGCCCGGCAGGAGGCACCCCGCCGGCCGGATGCCGCGGTCGCCGCCCTCGATCATGTAGCGCGGGCGCTGTCGGAGGCGCTCACCGAGCTGCGGGGCACGGTTCGCAAGTTGCGGCCGGAACCGTCGCTCGGCGACCTGGACGCGCTGATGGACACCGCCCGGGACGCGGGATTCCGGGTGCGCACGACGATCGAACCGGTCGGGGATCCGGCGACCGCGGCCACCGCGTACCGGCTGGTCCGGGAGGCGGTGACGAACGTGCTCCGACACTCGGCGGGGCGCAGCATCGCGGTCGAGATCCGCGCGGACGACGGGATTCTGCTGGTCAGCGTCGAGGATGACGGGGTGTCCGGCGAGCCGGGAGCGAGCGGGGCCGGGCTGACCGGGCTCCGCGAGCGCGTCGCCGCGGCCGGGGGCCGGCTCGACGCCGGGCCGAGCGAACACGGTTGGCGGGTCAGTGCGGCGTTGCCTCTGGAGACGATCACATGA
- the dinB gene encoding DNA polymerase IV yields the protein MILHADLDSFYASVEQRDDPALRGRPVLVGGGVVLAASYEAKAFGVRTPMALARARALCPQAIVVPPRMSAYSTASKAVFEVFRDTTPLVEPISIDEAFLDVEGLRRIRGTPEEIAIGLRAEVRARTGLPITVGVAPTKFLAKVASGVGKPDGLLVVPPGRELAFLHPLPVEKLWGVGPVTAAKLRERQIHTVGHVARIGEAALVAMLGGGAGRHLHALAHNRDPRRVEIGRRRGSIGAQCALGRSGSRGFPEVEAVLGALVDRVTQRMRRAHRAGRTITLRLRFGDFSRATRSRSLLKATMQTGAVLRTSVDLLREAWPLIGERGLTLVGVAVSNLDGDGAVQMELPFEPPRADGLDAAVDRVRDRFGSGALRRAAMIGREMSPSVPILPD from the coding sequence GTGATCCTGCATGCCGACCTGGACTCGTTCTACGCGTCGGTCGAGCAGCGCGACGATCCCGCGCTGCGCGGCCGGCCGGTTCTCGTCGGTGGCGGGGTGGTGCTGGCCGCCTCCTACGAGGCCAAGGCGTTCGGGGTGCGTACTCCGATGGCCCTCGCCCGGGCGAGGGCCCTCTGCCCGCAGGCGATCGTCGTGCCGCCCCGGATGTCCGCCTATTCGACGGCCAGCAAGGCCGTCTTCGAGGTCTTCCGCGACACCACACCGCTGGTCGAGCCGATCTCCATCGACGAGGCGTTCCTCGACGTGGAGGGTCTACGCCGGATCAGGGGTACACCCGAGGAGATCGCCATCGGGCTGCGGGCCGAGGTCCGCGCCCGCACCGGGTTGCCGATCACGGTCGGGGTGGCGCCGACCAAATTCCTGGCTAAGGTGGCCAGCGGCGTCGGCAAGCCGGATGGGCTGCTGGTCGTGCCACCCGGGCGGGAGCTGGCGTTCCTGCATCCACTTCCGGTGGAGAAACTGTGGGGGGTCGGGCCGGTCACCGCGGCCAAGCTGCGCGAGCGGCAGATCCACACGGTCGGGCACGTCGCCCGGATCGGCGAGGCGGCGCTCGTCGCGATGCTCGGCGGCGGCGCCGGGCGGCACCTGCACGCACTCGCGCACAACCGTGACCCACGCCGTGTGGAGATCGGGCGGCGGCGTGGGTCGATCGGGGCGCAGTGTGCGCTCGGGCGTTCCGGGTCGCGGGGCTTTCCCGAGGTCGAGGCGGTGCTCGGAGCCCTCGTCGACCGGGTCACCCAGCGGATGCGGCGGGCCCACCGGGCCGGGCGGACGATCACGTTGCGGCTGCGGTTCGGCGACTTCAGCCGGGCCACCCGGTCACGGAGCCTCCTCAAGGCGACCATGCAGACCGGGGCGGTGCTGCGGACCTCGGTCGATCTACTGCGCGAGGCGTGGCCGCTGATCGGAGAGCGGGGGCTCACCCTGGTCGGAGTCGCGGTCAGCAACCTCGACGGGGACGGGGCGGTGCAGATGGAGTTGCCGTTCGAGCCGCCCCGCGCCGACGGTCTGGATGCGGCGGTCGACCGGGTCCGCGATCGGTTCGGGTCCGGTGCGCTGCGGCGGGCCGCGATGATCGGCCGGGAGATGTCCCCGTCGGTCCCGATCCTTCCCGACTGA
- a CDS encoding Hsp20/alpha crystallin family protein, whose translation MLTTLTARVLDGSTRSSGARFDAYRVDGTFHIDIDLPGADTASIDITVDGVALTVRAERCSPEREGPASARQFALSERFDTDRLEARYADGVLNLSIPVLSGAGGGGEGSVRELEPVQVDEVAPVVSGEREKDGVHA comes from the coding sequence ATGCTCACCACCCTCACCGCCCGCGTCCTGGACGGCTCCACCCGCAGCTCAGGCGCCCGGTTCGACGCCTACCGGGTGGACGGCACGTTCCACATCGACATCGACCTGCCGGGCGCCGACACCGCCTCGATCGACATCACGGTCGACGGTGTCGCGCTGACGGTCCGCGCCGAGCGCTGCAGCCCCGAGCGGGAGGGTCCGGCGAGCGCCCGGCAGTTCGCCCTCTCCGAGCGGTTCGACACCGACCGGTTGGAGGCCCGCTACGCCGACGGGGTGCTGAACCTGAGCATTCCGGTCCTGAGCGGTGCGGGCGGCGGCGGGGAGGGCTCAGTGCGCGAACTGGAGCCAGTTCAGGTTGACGAAGTCGCCCCCGTCGTCAGCGGTGAACGTGAGAAAGACGGTGTGCACGCCTGA
- a CDS encoding carbohydrate-binding protein: MDQRSPTVYRTKSWQNRRKVVTVLGGAGLLLVGYLLGRWQDTPADPAVTPQAVVTGSAAAPTATSAEPDPSPSASALPYPVIQAESATELAGAETEDVEDEGGGQYVGWINRDDHLRFDNFDFGDVPAAQVKIRMASGTGITGRLQVRLDSRDAAPVGELSVSDTGGWQSWRTNIAALQPVSGVHTVFLTFTADDGGDFVNLNWLQFAH, translated from the coding sequence GTGGATCAGCGATCTCCAACCGTCTATCGCACCAAGTCCTGGCAGAACCGGCGCAAGGTGGTGACCGTGCTCGGCGGCGCCGGCCTCTTACTGGTCGGCTATCTGCTCGGGCGCTGGCAGGACACCCCGGCCGACCCGGCGGTCACGCCACAGGCGGTGGTCACCGGTTCGGCCGCGGCACCGACCGCCACGTCGGCGGAGCCCGACCCGTCGCCGTCGGCGAGCGCGCTCCCCTACCCGGTGATCCAGGCCGAGTCGGCGACCGAGCTGGCCGGGGCGGAGACCGAGGACGTCGAGGACGAGGGCGGCGGGCAGTACGTCGGCTGGATCAACCGGGACGACCACCTGCGGTTCGACAACTTCGACTTCGGCGACGTGCCGGCGGCCCAGGTGAAGATCCGGATGGCGTCGGGCACCGGCATCACCGGCCGGTTGCAGGTCCGTCTGGACAGCCGGGACGCCGCGCCGGTCGGTGAGCTCTCGGTGAGCGACACCGGCGGATGGCAATCCTGGCGTACGAACATCGCCGCTCTCCAGCCGGTCTCAGGCGTGCACACCGTCTTTCTCACGTTCACCGCTGACGACGGGGGCGACTTCGTCAACCTGAACTGGCTCCAGTTCGCGCACTGA
- a CDS encoding ABC transporter ATP-binding protein gives MTDLADSAASPATTTVPAREPLLKVEGLTKHFPVRSGLWGKGSVVRAVENVNFEVRPGETLGLVGESGCGKTTTGRMLVRLLEPTAGKITFEGADITHAKGNRLRKLRQDIQIIFQDPYASLNPRHTVGRIVAMPLEVNGIEPPGGVKRRVQELLETVGLNPEHYNRYPHEFSGGQRQRIGIARALALKPKLIVADEPVSALDVSIQAQVVNLLRQLQRDLGLSFVFIAHDLAVVRHFCERIAVMYLGRMVEVGTRQQIYENPAHPYTRALLSAVPDVTKLGAAGRIKLEGDVPSPIDPPSGCVFHTRCWKAQEKCSAEAPVLLPNPNGSNAACHFPETGAVV, from the coding sequence ATGACTGATCTCGCAGACTCCGCGGCGAGCCCGGCCACCACGACCGTTCCGGCCCGCGAGCCGCTGCTCAAGGTCGAGGGCCTGACCAAGCACTTCCCGGTCCGGTCCGGCCTATGGGGCAAGGGCTCCGTGGTCCGCGCGGTGGAAAACGTGAACTTCGAGGTCCGCCCGGGCGAGACGCTCGGTCTGGTCGGCGAGTCCGGCTGTGGCAAGACCACGACCGGCCGCATGCTGGTCCGGCTGCTCGAACCGACCGCCGGCAAGATCACCTTCGAGGGTGCGGACATCACCCACGCCAAGGGCAACCGGCTGCGCAAGCTCCGCCAGGACATCCAGATCATCTTCCAGGACCCGTACGCCTCGCTGAACCCGCGGCACACGGTGGGCCGGATCGTCGCGATGCCGCTCGAGGTCAACGGCATCGAGCCGCCCGGTGGTGTGAAGAGGCGGGTGCAGGAGCTGCTGGAGACGGTCGGTCTCAACCCGGAGCACTACAACCGGTACCCGCACGAGTTCTCCGGTGGCCAGCGGCAGCGCATCGGCATCGCCCGGGCCCTGGCTCTGAAGCCGAAGCTGATCGTCGCCGACGAGCCGGTGTCCGCGCTCGACGTGTCGATCCAGGCGCAGGTGGTCAACCTGCTCCGTCAGCTGCAGCGCGACCTGGGGCTGTCGTTCGTCTTCATCGCACACGACCTGGCCGTGGTCCGGCACTTCTGTGAGCGGATCGCCGTCATGTACCTGGGCCGGATGGTCGAGGTCGGCACGCGTCAGCAGATCTACGAGAACCCGGCTCACCCGTACACCCGTGCTCTGCTCTCCGCCGTGCCGGACGTGACGAAGCTGGGCGCCGCGGGCCGGATCAAGCTGGAGGGTGACGTCCCGTCGCCGATCGACCCGCCGTCCGGCTGTGTCTTCCACACCCGCTGCTGGAAGGCGCAGGAGAAGTGCTCGGCCGAGGCGCCGGTGCTCCTGCCGAATCCGAACGGCTCGAACGCGGCCTGCCACTTCCCGGAGACCGGGGCCGTGGTCTGA
- a CDS encoding ABC transporter ATP-binding protein, with the protein MTTSTSPAAAAVDPEAYLQVRDLKVQFPTEDGLVRAVDGVSFSVRRGQTLGIVGESGSGKSVTSMSILGLHNPARTKITGEISIGGQNIVGMKEEKIQKLRGKDVAMIFQDPLSALHPYYKVGVQIAEAYKVHHPSASKKEANTRAVDMLNRVGIPQPQRRANQYPHEFSGGMRQRAMIAMALVNDPALVIADEPTTALDVTVQAQILELLEDLQREFQSAIIMITHDLGVVSQVADDVLVMYAGRPVETGSVEQIMKRPQHPYTWGLLASVPSLHGDANVDLVPIKGNPPSLINLPTGCSFNPRCRYAGQNGNLSFSEVPELRPAGEDGHNVACHMSFETRQRLYAEDIAHAGVAQ; encoded by the coding sequence ATGACGACTTCGACCAGCCCTGCCGCGGCCGCCGTGGACCCGGAGGCCTACCTGCAGGTACGCGATCTCAAGGTGCAGTTCCCGACCGAGGACGGCCTGGTTCGCGCGGTGGACGGCGTGTCCTTCTCGGTACGCCGCGGACAGACCCTCGGCATCGTGGGCGAGTCCGGCTCCGGCAAGAGTGTGACCAGCATGTCGATCCTGGGCCTGCACAACCCGGCCCGGACGAAGATCACCGGTGAGATCTCGATCGGTGGCCAGAACATCGTCGGGATGAAAGAGGAGAAGATCCAGAAGCTTCGCGGCAAGGACGTCGCGATGATCTTCCAGGATCCGCTCTCCGCGCTGCACCCGTACTACAAGGTCGGCGTGCAGATCGCCGAGGCGTACAAGGTGCACCACCCGTCGGCGAGCAAGAAGGAGGCCAACACCCGGGCCGTCGACATGCTCAACCGGGTCGGCATCCCGCAGCCTCAGCGGCGCGCCAACCAGTACCCGCACGAGTTCTCCGGCGGTATGCGCCAGCGCGCCATGATCGCGATGGCACTGGTCAACGACCCGGCCCTGGTGATCGCCGACGAGCCGACCACCGCCCTGGACGTCACCGTGCAGGCGCAGATCCTGGAGCTTCTCGAGGACCTGCAGCGGGAGTTCCAGTCCGCGATCATCATGATCACGCACGACCTCGGTGTGGTGTCGCAGGTCGCCGACGACGTCCTGGTGATGTACGCGGGCCGGCCGGTCGAGACCGGCTCGGTGGAGCAGATCATGAAGCGGCCGCAGCACCCGTACACCTGGGGTCTGCTGGCCAGCGTGCCGTCGCTGCACGGTGACGCCAACGTCGACCTGGTGCCGATCAAGGGCAACCCGCCCAGCCTGATCAACCTGCCCACGGGCTGTTCGTTCAACCCGCGCTGTCGTTACGCTGGGCAGAACGGCAACCTCTCCTTCTCCGAGGTTCCGGAGCTCCGCCCGGCCGGTGAGGACGGGCACAACGTCGCCTGCCACATGTCCTTCGAGACCCGGCAGCGGCTGTATGCAGAAGACATCGCGCACGCAGGAGTGGCCCAATGA
- a CDS encoding ABC transporter permease encodes MLRFLIKRLLLASTTLVAISIVTFLLFFAVPSSPAWTMCGRNCSPERIAQVEKSLGLDQPLTKQYTDFVKGVFVGRTIDDAGTIRECSAPCLGYSFRSKEPVTDTIERSLPVTVSIVVGAMVVFLTVGIGLGMLAALKKGTVFDRVAIGASVGFASTQTYTLGGVLLLLLVYSTGILPNPHYTPFTENPLDWAGGMLLPWITLGLINSALYARLSRAQMIETLQEDFVRTARAKGLSPRVVNRRHALRAAITPIITIAGVDLGAYLGGVVITESVFSLNGIGREAAQAVSDLNLPVVMATVLLAAFFIVAMNIIVDMLYAVIDPRVRLG; translated from the coding sequence GTGCTCCGCTTCCTGATCAAGCGCCTGCTACTGGCGTCGACCACGCTGGTGGCCATCTCGATCGTCACCTTCCTGCTGTTCTTCGCGGTGCCGTCCAGTCCCGCGTGGACGATGTGCGGGCGCAACTGCTCCCCCGAGCGGATCGCTCAGGTCGAGAAGAGCCTCGGTCTCGATCAACCGCTGACCAAGCAGTACACAGACTTCGTCAAGGGCGTCTTCGTCGGCCGCACCATCGACGACGCCGGCACCATCCGTGAGTGCTCCGCCCCCTGCCTCGGATACTCGTTCCGCAGCAAGGAGCCGGTGACCGACACCATCGAACGGTCGCTCCCGGTCACCGTGAGCATCGTCGTCGGCGCGATGGTCGTCTTCCTCACCGTCGGCATCGGGCTCGGCATGCTGGCCGCCCTGAAGAAGGGCACGGTCTTCGACCGGGTCGCGATCGGTGCCTCCGTGGGCTTCGCCTCCACCCAGACCTACACCCTCGGCGGTGTCCTGCTCCTGCTGCTGGTCTACTCGACCGGCATCCTGCCGAACCCGCACTACACGCCGTTCACCGAGAACCCCCTCGACTGGGCCGGCGGCATGCTCCTCCCCTGGATCACGCTCGGCCTGATCAACTCGGCGCTGTACGCCCGGCTCTCCCGGGCCCAGATGATCGAGACGCTTCAGGAGGACTTCGTGCGGACGGCGCGGGCCAAGGGCCTGTCCCCGCGGGTGGTCAACCGGCGCCACGCACTCCGGGCCGCGATCACCCCGATCATCACGATCGCCGGTGTCGACCTGGGCGCCTACCTCGGCGGCGTCGTCATCACCGAGAGTGTGTTCAGCCTCAACGGCATCGGCCGCGAGGCCGCGCAGGCGGTCTCCGACCTGAACCTCCCGGTGGTCATGGCCACCGTCCTGCTGGCGGCGTTCTTCATCGTCGCCATGAACATCATCGTCGACATGCTCTACGCGGTGATCGACCCCCGCGTGCGACTCGGCTGA
- a CDS encoding ABC transporter substrate-binding protein has product MRRKFGALPVGVLAVALVASGCSETTNETPGTGNTQNVVQTGTIATDPAESQGPAKAVEGATKGGVVKLLHAAEFEHLDPQKIYVSDALSMATQFARTLTGYKEDGKGNLKLVGDLATNAGEDVNGDCKVWKYTLKDGLKFEDGTPITGADIVYGISRSFDPDWGVGPTYIQQWLTDKVEYNTTYKGPFLSAGVEVPGLKAEGNVITFTFPKAQCETPFAVAMPTSAPVPKAKDTKGDYDRKPVSSGPYMIKEHAYDQYIDFVRNPNWDPATDPIRNAYPDGIRVEFGIDAETGANRIVADAAEDQTAFIWANVPAAVLSKTTSDPKVKERVKAGASQYVEYTWINTDRVKDLKVRQALNYAVDRDAIIKIRGGVDQFGSTIISPTIAGYQNFNAYDGGQTGNPEKAKELLGGQPIKLTYAFPNVPVRQQMAAKTKEVYAKAGIELVLTPLDPATYYDSVGTKGNQYDLIRGGWGADWPSASTVIPALLDGRSIRDKGNQNLAYFNEDEVNKEIDRIKGLKVAEAAPAWAALDKLIMEKYAPLIPQYYIGNYEITGSKIGGTYLSDSYGHMTLNSMFVKQ; this is encoded by the coding sequence GTGCGACGCAAGTTCGGAGCGCTGCCCGTCGGCGTTCTGGCGGTTGCCCTTGTTGCCAGCGGTTGTTCGGAGACCACGAACGAAACCCCCGGCACCGGCAACACTCAGAACGTGGTGCAGACCGGCACTATCGCAACCGACCCCGCGGAATCGCAGGGCCCGGCCAAGGCTGTCGAGGGCGCCACGAAGGGTGGCGTCGTCAAGCTCCTCCACGCGGCGGAGTTCGAGCACCTCGACCCCCAGAAGATCTACGTCTCTGACGCGCTGTCCATGGCGACCCAGTTCGCCCGTACCCTCACCGGGTACAAGGAGGACGGCAAGGGCAACCTGAAGCTGGTCGGCGACCTCGCCACCAACGCGGGTGAGGACGTCAACGGCGACTGCAAGGTGTGGAAGTACACCCTGAAGGACGGCCTGAAGTTCGAGGACGGCACGCCGATCACCGGCGCCGACATCGTCTACGGCATCTCGCGGTCGTTCGACCCCGACTGGGGTGTGGGCCCGACCTACATCCAGCAGTGGCTGACCGACAAGGTGGAGTACAACACCACCTACAAGGGTCCGTTCCTGAGCGCGGGCGTTGAGGTTCCCGGCCTCAAGGCCGAGGGCAACGTGATCACCTTCACGTTCCCGAAGGCCCAGTGTGAGACCCCGTTCGCGGTGGCCATGCCCACCTCGGCGCCGGTCCCGAAGGCGAAGGACACCAAGGGCGACTACGACCGCAAGCCGGTCTCCTCGGGTCCGTACATGATCAAGGAACACGCGTACGACCAGTACATCGACTTCGTTCGCAACCCCAACTGGGACCCGGCGACCGACCCGATCCGTAACGCGTACCCGGACGGCATCCGTGTCGAGTTCGGTATCGACGCCGAGACCGGCGCCAACCGGATCGTCGCCGACGCCGCCGAGGACCAGACCGCGTTCATCTGGGCGAACGTGCCCGCCGCGGTGCTGTCCAAGACCACCAGCGACCCGAAGGTCAAGGAGCGGGTCAAGGCCGGCGCCTCGCAGTACGTCGAGTACACCTGGATCAACACCGACCGGGTCAAGGACCTGAAGGTTCGCCAGGCGCTCAACTACGCCGTCGACCGTGACGCGATCATCAAGATCCGTGGCGGCGTCGACCAGTTCGGCTCGACCATCATCTCGCCGACCATCGCGGGCTACCAGAACTTCAACGCCTACGACGGTGGCCAGACCGGTAACCCGGAGAAGGCGAAGGAACTGCTCGGTGGCCAGCCCATCAAGCTGACCTACGCGTTCCCGAACGTCCCGGTGCGTCAGCAGATGGCGGCGAAGACCAAGGAGGTCTACGCCAAGGCCGGTATCGAGCTGGTTCTGACCCCGCTCGACCCCGCGACCTACTACGACAGCGTCGGCACCAAGGGCAACCAGTACGACCTGATCCGTGGTGGCTGGGGCGCCGACTGGCCGTCCGCCTCGACCGTCATCCCGGCTCTGCTCGACGGCCGCAGCATCCGTGACAAGGGCAACCAGAACCTCGCCTACTTCAACGAGGACGAGGTCAACAAGGAGATCGACCGGATCAAGGGTCTGAAGGTCGCCGAGGCTGCTCCCGCTTGGGCCGCTCTGGACAAGCTCATCATGGAGAAGTACGCGCCGCTCATCCCGCAGTACTACATCGGGAACTACGAGATCACCGGTTCCAAGATCGGTGGAACGTACCTGAGCGACTCGTACGGCCACATGACCCTCAACTCGATGTTCGTCAAGCAGTAA
- a CDS encoding ABC transporter permease — MSNTPATADSRSPGTEDTAVAVLQPDTAAKAFVGRSPGQLAWIRLKRDRTAFASFITVLFFILVALLAPVISRMYGITATEGFSEKLNYQGLPTGYLGGISGEHWLGLEAGIGRDLFMQLIFGMRTSLIIAFLSAVISIVLGVVLGIVSGYFGGWVDQSLTWFTDFMLAFPFLVFALAIIPIINTAAYDVGEEVPGSFRIAVIIGVFALFGWMTTARLVRGQILSLREREYVEAARAAGAGSAHILFKQLLPNIWAPILVSFSLALPGFIAAEAALSFLNIGVVEPTPDLGRLVYYGRQWLGTPDWAYFLIPATTVFIAVLAFNLLGDSLRDALDPKSSK, encoded by the coding sequence ATGAGCAACACCCCGGCCACCGCCGACTCACGCTCACCAGGCACCGAGGACACGGCGGTAGCGGTTCTCCAGCCCGACACGGCTGCGAAGGCATTCGTCGGCCGTTCACCGGGCCAGCTCGCGTGGATCCGTCTCAAGCGTGACCGGACCGCGTTCGCCAGCTTCATCACCGTCCTGTTCTTCATCCTGGTCGCCCTGCTGGCGCCGGTGATCTCCCGGATGTACGGGATCACCGCGACCGAGGGCTTCAGCGAGAAGCTGAACTACCAGGGCCTGCCGACCGGCTACCTGGGCGGCATCAGCGGCGAGCACTGGCTGGGCCTGGAAGCGGGCATCGGCCGTGACCTGTTCATGCAGCTGATCTTCGGCATGCGGACGTCATTGATCATCGCCTTCCTGTCCGCGGTCATCTCGATCGTGCTGGGCGTGGTGCTCGGCATCGTCTCCGGCTACTTCGGTGGCTGGGTCGACCAGAGCCTCACCTGGTTCACCGACTTCATGCTGGCGTTCCCGTTCCTGGTCTTCGCCCTGGCGATCATCCCGATCATCAACACCGCCGCCTACGACGTGGGCGAGGAGGTCCCGGGCTCGTTCCGGATCGCCGTGATCATCGGGGTGTTCGCGCTCTTCGGCTGGATGACGACGGCCCGTCTGGTCCGCGGCCAGATCCTCTCGCTGCGCGAGCGGGAGTACGTGGAGGCCGCCCGCGCTGCCGGCGCCGGCAGCGCGCACATCCTGTTCAAGCAGCTCCTGCCGAACATCTGGGCGCCGATCCTGGTCTCCTTCTCTCTGGCGCTGCCGGGCTTCATCGCCGCCGAGGCCGCGCTGTCGTTCCTGAACATCGGTGTCGTGGAGCCCACTCCTGACCTCGGCCGCCTGGTCTACTACGGCCGGCAGTGGCTGGGCACCCCGGACTGGGCCTACTTCCTGATCCCCGCGACCACCGTGTTCATCGCGGTCCTCGCGTTCAACCTGCTGGGCGACTCGCTTCGCGACGCACTCGATCCCAAGTCGTCGAAGTGA